The Planococcus halocryophilus nucleotide sequence CGTATGCGTATAGCCTGCATAAACAGCGGCTGCCATTAAAGCCACAGTCAAAATTAATGCGACGATATGATTAAATGTGACTCTTGTAAACAAGATGACAAGCAATCCTGGTACTAAAAGAGACAGGAAAAATTTTGTTACCATTGATTCCATTAATTTAGCTCCTTAATTGACCACTAATAATCCGAGACGGTGGTGATCGTGACGGAAAATAACATGTTGGCGTAAACGCACTTCCAAATTATGATCCAGTACTTCTAAACGACAATGAGCAGCATTTACTTGAATCGCTTCATACAGTTCAGATTCATTTGAAATGGCAATGCCATTTACTTTGCGAATTACTTCGCCACGCAATAAGCCCATTTTGTCGGCAGGAGAACCTGGTAAAACGTCGACAATCATAACACCTTGTGGTTGAGGAGTTACGGCATAATTACCACTGCGTTCTTTTAATGCAAAATGAACCGCAATCGCCATGCGACCAATTACTCCGCCTACTAATGCAACAGCTGCCAATGGATGCCATATTAATGCCCCTAAGCCAACTACGATAATACTAATTCCCAAAGTAGTAACAGCTTTACCAACTAACGGATAAAGATAGACTGGCAAGGTTCGCTGTGAACGACCTATAAATCCGAATACCACCGGGAAAAGAATTAACGAGAAGTTCGATTCACCAATTGGCAACTGTGGCCAGTAAGGCGCATACGAATCAAGTAACGAACCTGGCACCACCAATAAAATAGGTAATAACCATAAGCGTTTTGAAATATAAGCTGCAGCCTTTAGCCCACGTCCTGATTTATGTAACCGAGGAGAGCCAGCCTGTGCTGCTGCTT carries:
- a CDS encoding CsbA family protein, whose amino-acid sequence is MESMVTKFFLSLLVPGLLVILFTRVTFNHIVALILTVALMAAAVYAGYTHTWLLFVANAASLTAGFWYSTRMFNRRKKAEAHENE
- a CDS encoding PDZ domain-containing protein — protein: MDLMLAIGKFFVNPVLYIALLAAVLLGYYRVKKERKIFRIRIVYGLTEFKRLIKDGWLYALVLSVLFAGIGLVVPLDWLIALSIVSILLMVTTFYQAGSFIYLATAAVGLSWLFYANEWTLNFGLVKFEGTEFSYQWLIPVVLIAGALVFVEGKMIDKAAAQAGSPRLHKSGRGLKAAAYISKRLWLLPILLVVPGSLLDSYAPYWPQLPIGESNFSLILFPVVFGFIGRSQRTLPVYLYPLVGKAVTTLGISIIVVGLGALIWHPLAAVALVGGVIGRMAIAVHFALKERSGNYAVTPQPQGVMIVDVLPGSPADKMGLLRGEVIRKVNGIAISNESELYEAIQVNAAHCRLEVLDHNLEVRLRQHVIFRHDHHRLGLLVVN